One genomic window of Streptococcus mitis includes the following:
- a CDS encoding phosphopentomutase, giving the protein MSKFNRIHLVVLDSVGIGAAPDANNFVNAGVPDGASDTLGHISKTVGLNVPNMAKIGLGNIPRETPLKTVPAESNPTGYATKLEEVSLGKDTMTGHWEIMGLNITEPFDTFWNGFPEEILTKIEEFSGRKIIREANKPYSGTAVIDDFGPRQMETGELIIYTSADPVLQIAAHEDIIPLDELYRICEYARSITLERPALLGRIIARPYVGEPGNFTRTSNRRDLAVSPFAPTVLDKLNEAGIDTYAVGKINDIFNGAGINHDMGHNKSNSHGIDTLLKTMGLAEFEKGFSFTNLVDFDALYGHRRNAHGYRDCLHEFDERLPEIIAAMRENDLLLITADHGNDPTYAGTDHTREYIPLLAYSPAFKGNGVIPVGHFADISATVADNFGVETAMIGESFLDKLV; this is encoded by the coding sequence ATGTCAAAATTTAATCGTATTCACTTGGTGGTACTAGATTCTGTGGGAATTGGTGCTGCACCAGATGCTAATAACTTTGTCAATGCAGGGGTTCCAGATGGGGCTTCTGACACATTGGGACACATTTCAAAAACAGTTGGTTTGAATGTGCCAAACATGGCTAAAATCGGCCTAGGAAATATTCCTCGTGAAACTCCCCTTAAGACTGTTCCAGCTGAAAGCAATCCAACAGGTTATGCAACAAAATTGGAGGAAGTATCTCTTGGTAAGGATACTATGACTGGACACTGGGAAATCATGGGACTTAACATTACGGAGCCTTTCGATACTTTCTGGAACGGATTCCCAGAAGAAATCTTGACAAAAATCGAAGAATTCTCAGGACGAAAAATCATTCGTGAAGCCAACAAACCTTACTCAGGAACAGCTGTTATTGATGACTTTGGACCACGTCAGATGGAAACTGGAGAGTTGATTATCTATACTTCAGCTGACCCTGTTTTGCAAATTGCTGCCCACGAAGATATTATTCCTTTGGACGAATTGTACCGTATCTGTGAATACGCTCGTTCGATTACGCTTGAGCGTCCAGCCCTTCTAGGACGTATCATTGCTCGTCCTTATGTAGGTGAACCAGGTAACTTTACTCGTACTTCAAACCGTCGTGACTTGGCGGTATCTCCATTTGCACCAACTGTTTTGGATAAATTGAACGAGGCTGGTATCGATACTTACGCAGTTGGTAAGATCAATGATATCTTCAACGGTGCTGGTATCAACCATGACATGGGTCACAACAAGTCAAATAGTCATGGAATTGATACACTATTGAAGACTATGGGCCTTGCTGAGTTTGAAAAAGGCTTCTCATTCACAAACTTGGTTGACTTTGATGCCCTTTATGGTCATCGTCGCAACGCTCACGGCTACCGTGATTGCTTGCATGAGTTCGATGAACGCTTACCTGAAATTATCGCAGCCATGAGAGAGAATGACCTTCTCTTGATTACTGCGGATCACGGGAACGACCCAACTTACGCAGGAACAGACCACACTCGTGAATATATTCCACTTTTGGCCTACAGCCCTGCCTTTAAAGGCAATGGTGTCATTCCAGTAGGACATTTTGCAGATATCTCAGCGACTGTTGCGGATAACTTTGGTGTTGAAACAGCCATGATTGGGGAAAGTTTCTTAGATAAATTGGTATAA
- the rpiA gene encoding ribose-5-phosphate isomerase RpiA — protein MENLKKMAGIKAAEFVNDGMIVGLGTGSTAYYFVEEIGRRIKEEGLQITAVTTSSVTSKQAEGLNIPLKSIDQVDFVDVTVDGADEVDSQFNGIKGGGGALLMEKVVATPSKDYIWVVDESKLVEKLGAFKLPVEVVQYGAEQVFRRFERAGYKPSFREKDGQRFVTDMQNFIIDLALDVIEDPIAFGQELDHIVGVVEHGLFNQMVDKVIVAGRDGVQILTSTKAN, from the coding sequence GTGGAAAATCTGAAGAAAATGGCAGGTATCAAGGCTGCTGAATTTGTCAATGATGGCATGATTGTCGGACTGGGAACGGGTTCTACTGCCTATTATTTTGTCGAAGAAATTGGTCGTCGTATCAAGGAAGAAGGGTTGCAGATTACAGCTGTAACGACTTCTAGTGTGACTAGTAAACAGGCTGAAGGGCTTAATATCCCACTCAAGTCTATTGACCAAGTAGACTTTGTCGATGTGACAGTCGACGGGGCGGATGAAGTGGATAGTCAGTTTAATGGAATCAAAGGTGGTGGTGGTGCCCTTCTGATGGAGAAGGTTGTTGCAACGCCCTCAAAAGACTACATTTGGGTAGTGGATGAAAGCAAGCTGGTCGAGAAACTAGGTGCTTTTAAATTGCCAGTAGAAGTAGTTCAGTATGGCGCAGAACAAGTATTTCGTCGTTTTGAGCGAGCTGGCTATAAACCAAGTTTCCGTGAAAAAGACGGTCAACGTTTTGTGACAGATATGCAGAATTTTATCATTGACCTTGCCTTGGATGTCATTGAAGATCCAATTGCCTTCGGGCAAGAATTGGACCATATCGTTGGTGTCGTAGAACACGGTTTATTCAACCAAATGGTGGATAAGGTCATCGTTGCTGGACGAGATGGGGTTCAGATTTTAACTTCAACAAAAGCAAACTAA
- a CDS encoding NAD(P)H-hydrate dehydratase, with protein MKVIDQTLLEKVIIERSRASHKGNYGRLLLLGGTYPYGGAIIMSALAAVKSGAGLVTVGTDRENIPALHSHLPEAMAFYLQDQQLLKEQLEKAEVVLLGPGLRDDAFGENLVKQVFVNLSQNQILIVDGGALTILARTSLSFPSNQLILTPHQKEWEKLSGIAIEKQNEDATASALTSFSQGTILVEKGPATRIWQAGQSDYYQLQVGGPYQATGGMGDTLAGMIAGFAGQFRQASLYERVIVATHLHSAIALELSQENYVVLPTEISSHLPKIMKKISQKGT; from the coding sequence ATGAAAGTTATTGATCAAACCTTACTAGAAAAAGTCATTATTGAACGTTCTCGTGCAAGTCATAAAGGAAACTACGGTCGTTTGCTGTTGCTAGGTGGTACCTATCCTTATGGTGGTGCCATCATCATGTCTGCTTTGGCAGCTGTAAAAAGTGGAGCTGGTTTGGTGACTGTTGGAACAGATAGGGAAAATATCCCGGCTTTGCACAGTCATTTACCTGAGGCTATGGCCTTTTATCTTCAAGACCAGCAATTGTTAAAAGAGCAGTTGGAGAAGGCAGAAGTTGTTTTGCTGGGGCCTGGTTTACGAGACGATGCTTTTGGAGAAAATCTAGTAAAACAAGTCTTTGTTAATTTAAGTCAAAATCAGATTTTGATTGTAGACGGAGGTGCCCTGACCATTCTTGCTAGGACAAGTTTGTCATTTCCATCTAACCAGCTTATCCTAACTCCCCACCAAAAGGAGTGGGAAAAGCTGTCTGGTATTGCTATTGAAAAGCAAAACGAAGATGCAACGGCTAGTGCCCTAACTTCCTTCTCTCAAGGAACAATTTTGGTAGAGAAAGGTCCAGCTACTCGTATTTGGCAAGCTGGCCAATCTGATTATTACCAGTTACAGGTTGGCGGTCCCTATCAGGCGACTGGGGGAATGGGAGATACTCTTGCTGGAATGATTGCAGGATTTGCAGGCCAATTCCGACAGGCCAGTCTCTATGAACGTGTGATAGTAGCGACCCATCTTCATTCAGCCATAGCCCTAGAACTATCTCAAGAAAATTATGTGGTCTTGCCGACGGAAATCAGCAGTCATCTTCCCAAAATAATGAAAAAAATATCTCAAAAAGGCACCTGA
- a CDS encoding phosphate ABC transporter ATPase — MILKIYNGEYSLQWDGIYYLALIYYPNIQEWELEKIAKFIAYEKLHKRQTSIECADSCLKKEILDYICQHPFFPPFTPTDKRVASTYDLHKRLVTSDYCSHTTTIDAAISIFKTGQLLSAVKAFGRDAEELVLDSRNAASDPIDYFDYVMLGWSNTSSGYRLAMERLLGRAPSKKELQDKFIPGVSFHFIYTDLIKVTGYIFDGYHVAKIKDMVNLFSELYICIIPTHNKSQFENIIPTKIQDRVHYLEYAGEDLEEWTKKVYQVVLKQSDKG, encoded by the coding sequence ATGATTTTAAAAATTTATAATGGGGAATATAGTTTACAATGGGATGGAATATACTACTTAGCACTAATTTATTATCCAAATATTCAAGAGTGGGAATTAGAAAAAATTGCTAAATTTATAGCTTACGAAAAACTTCATAAACGTCAAACAAGTATTGAGTGTGCTGATTCTTGTTTAAAAAAAGAAATTTTAGATTACATCTGTCAGCATCCCTTTTTTCCACCATTTACCCCTACAGATAAAAGAGTAGCCTCGACTTATGATCTACATAAGAGGTTAGTGACTTCAGACTACTGTAGTCATACTACGACTATAGATGCAGCGATTTCTATCTTTAAAACAGGTCAGCTCTTATCTGCTGTGAAAGCCTTTGGGCGAGATGCTGAGGAGTTGGTTTTGGATAGTCGAAATGCTGCATCGGATCCGATAGATTATTTTGACTATGTCATGTTAGGGTGGTCAAATACAAGTTCTGGTTATCGATTAGCAATGGAGCGTTTATTAGGTCGAGCTCCTTCAAAGAAAGAATTACAAGACAAGTTTATTCCTGGAGTGAGTTTTCATTTTATCTATACAGATTTAATTAAAGTTACTGGTTATATTTTTGATGGCTACCATGTTGCAAAAATTAAGGACATGGTGAATTTATTTAGTGAGTTGTATATTTGCATTATTCCAACTCATAATAAGAGCCAATTTGAAAATATTATTCCAACTAAAATACAAGATAGGGTGCATTATCTTGAATATGCTGGAGAAGACTTAGAAGAGTGGACTAAGAAAGTCTATCAAGTTGTTTTAAAACAATCAGATAAAGGATAG
- a CDS encoding bifunctional methylenetetrahydrofolate dehydrogenase/methenyltetrahydrofolate cyclohydrolase has product MTQIIDGKALAAKLQGQLAEKTAKLKEETGLVPGLVVILVGDNPASQVYVRNKERSALAAGFRSEVVRVPETITQEELLDLIAKYNQDPAWHGILVQLPLPKHIDEEAVLLAIDPEKDVDGFHPLNMGRLWSGHPVMIPSTPAGIMEMFHEYGIELEGKNAVVIGRSNIVGKPMAQLLLAKNATVTLTHSRTHNLAKVAAKADILVVAIGRAKFVTADFVKSGAVVIDVGMNRDENGKLCGDVDYEAVAPLASHITPVPGGVGPMTITMLMEQTYQAALRTLDRK; this is encoded by the coding sequence ATGACACAGATTATTGATGGGAAAGCTTTAGCGGCCAAATTGCAGGGGCAGTTGGCTGAAAAGACTGCAAAATTAAAGGAAGAAACAGGTCTAGTGCCTGGCTTGGTAGTGATTTTGGTTGGGGACAATCCAGCCAGCCAAGTCTACGTTCGCAACAAGGAGAGGTCAGCTCTTGCGGCTGGTTTCCGTAGCGAAGTAGTGCGAGTTCCAGAGACCATTACTCAAGAGGAATTGTTAGACCTGATTGCTAAATATAATCAGGATCCAGCTTGGCATGGGATTTTGGTCCAGTTGCCATTACCAAAACACATTGATGAAGAGGCGGTTCTATTAGCCATTGACCCAGAAAAGGATGTGGATGGTTTCCATCCTCTAAATATGGGACGCCTTTGGTCTGGTCATCCAGTCATGATTCCATCAACACCTGCAGGAATTATGGAAATGTTTCATGAATATGGGATTGAATTAGAAGGTAAAAATGCGGTTGTCATCGGTCGTTCCAATATCGTTGGAAAACCTATGGCCCAGCTTCTTTTGGCAAAGAATGCTACAGTGACTTTGACCCACTCACGCACCCATAATCTCGCTAAGGTTGCTGCAAAAGCGGATATTCTTGTGGTCGCAATTGGTCGTGCCAAGTTTGTGACTGCTGACTTTGTCAAATCAGGTGCGGTAGTCATTGACGTTGGGATGAACCGCGATGAAAATGGTAAGCTCTGTGGAGATGTTGACTATGAGGCAGTTGCCCCACTTGCTAGCCACATCACACCAGTTCCTGGAGGTGTAGGCCCTATGACCATTACTATGCTGATGGAACAAACTTATCAAGCAGCACTTCGGACATTGGATAGAAAATAA
- a CDS encoding amino acid ABC transporter ATP-binding protein — protein MTETLIKIENLHKSFGKNEVLKGINLEIKRGEVVVIIGPSGSGKSTLLRSMNLLEEATKGKVIFEGVDITDKKNDLFAMREKMGMVFQQFNLFPNMTVMENITLSPIKTKGESKEVAEKRAQELLEKVGLPDKADAYPQSLSGGQQQRIAIARGLAMEPDVLLFDEPTSALDPEMVGEVLSVMQDLAKSGMTMVIVTHEMGFAREVADRVIFMADGVVVEDGTPEQIFEQTQEQRTKDFLSKVL, from the coding sequence ATGACAGAAACCTTGATAAAAATTGAAAATTTACATAAATCATTTGGAAAGAATGAAGTATTGAAGGGCATCAACCTCGAGATTAAAAGAGGAGAAGTTGTCGTTATCATTGGTCCTTCAGGTAGCGGGAAATCTACCTTGCTTCGCTCTATGAATTTGTTGGAAGAAGCAACAAAAGGGAAGGTTATCTTTGAGGGAGTTGATATTACGGACAAGAAGAATGACCTCTTTGCCATGCGTGAGAAGATGGGCATGGTTTTCCAACAATTCAATCTCTTTCCTAATATGACTGTGATGGAAAATATCACCTTGTCACCTATCAAGACCAAAGGTGAGAGCAAGGAAGTGGCTGAGAAGAGAGCCCAAGAGCTTTTGGAAAAAGTTGGTTTGCCAGATAAGGCAGACGCTTATCCACAGAGTTTGTCAGGTGGGCAGCAACAACGGATTGCCATCGCGCGTGGGTTGGCTATGGAACCTGACGTTTTGCTCTTTGACGAGCCAACTTCAGCCTTGGACCCTGAAATGGTAGGTGAGGTTCTATCTGTTATGCAAGATCTTGCCAAGTCAGGAATGACTATGGTTATCGTAACACATGAGATGGGATTTGCCCGTGAGGTGGCAGATCGTGTCATCTTTATGGCAGACGGTGTGGTTGTTGAAGACGGAACACCAGAACAGATTTTTGAACAAACCCAAGAACAACGGACTAAAGATTTCTTGAGTAAGGTTTTATAA
- a CDS encoding amino acid ABC transporter permease, with protein MNFSFLPKYLPYFNYGAVVTVLISICVVFLGTILGVVLAFGQRSKFKPLVWLANLYVWIFRGTPMMVQIMIAFALMHINAPTIQVGILGVDFSRLIPGILIISMNSGAYVSETVRAGINAVPKGQLEAAYSLGIRPKNAMRYVILPQAIKNILPALGNEFITIIKDSSLLSAIGVMELWNGATTVSTTTYLPLTPLLFAAFYYLIMTSILTVALKAFEKRMGQGDKK; from the coding sequence ATGAATTTTTCTTTTTTACCTAAGTATTTACCTTATTTTAACTATGGGGCTGTTGTGACGGTTCTCATTTCTATCTGTGTTGTCTTTTTGGGAACCATTTTAGGTGTTGTCTTGGCTTTTGGGCAACGTTCAAAGTTTAAACCGCTTGTTTGGCTCGCCAACTTGTACGTTTGGATTTTCCGTGGGACACCGATGATGGTTCAGATTATGATTGCCTTTGCCCTTATGCACATCAATGCTCCGACTATTCAGGTTGGAATTTTAGGTGTTGATTTTTCTCGTCTGATTCCAGGGATTTTGATTATCTCTATGAACAGTGGTGCTTATGTTTCTGAGACTGTTCGTGCTGGGATTAATGCGGTTCCAAAAGGTCAGCTAGAAGCGGCTTATTCGCTAGGGATTCGTCCTAAAAATGCTATGAGATATGTGATTTTGCCACAAGCAATCAAAAATATTTTGCCAGCATTGGGGAACGAATTTATCACCATTATCAAGGACAGCTCCCTCTTATCAGCTATCGGTGTTATGGAGTTGTGGAACGGGGCTACAACAGTTTCTACAACAACCTATCTACCTTTAACACCACTTTTATTTGCAGCCTTTTACTACTTGATTATGACCTCTATTTTGACAGTAGCCTTGAAAGCTTTTGAAAAACGTATGGGACAAGGAGATAAGAAATAA
- a CDS encoding DUF1797 family protein, translated as MESHLVRIINRLEAMAKDGGNLKRNFEREGVVVAEVAYSHDEENGSIFTLRDVEARETYTFDSIDLIAMEIYELLY; from the coding sequence ATGGAATCACATTTGGTTAGAATCATCAACCGCCTTGAAGCAATGGCAAAAGACGGCGGAAATTTAAAACGTAATTTTGAACGCGAAGGAGTTGTTGTTGCAGAAGTTGCATACAGCCACGACGAAGAAAACGGCTCAATCTTTACCCTTCGTGATGTCGAAGCTCGCGAAACTTATACTTTTGACAGCATTGACTTGATTGCAATGGAGATTTACGAACTCCTTTACTAA
- a CDS encoding ATP-dependent Clp protease ATP-binding subunit produces MLCQNCKINDSTIHLYTNLNGKQKQIDLCQNCYKIIKTDPNNTLFKGITDLNNRDFDPFGDFFNDLNNFRPSNNTPPTPPTQSGGGYGGNGGYGSQNRGSAQTPPPSQEKGLLEEFGINVTEIARRGDIDPVIGRDDEIIRVIEILNRRTKNNPVLIGEPGVGKTAVVEGLAQKIVDGDVPHKLQGKQVIRLDVVSLVQGTGIRGQFEERMQKLMEEIRKREDIILFIDEIHEIVGAGSAGDGNMDAGNILKPALARGELQLVGATTLNEYRIIEKDAALERRMQPVKVDEPTVEETITILKGIQKKYEDYHHVQYTDAAIEAAATLSNRYIQDRFLPDKAIDLLDEAGSKMNLTLNFVDPKVIDQRLIEAENLKSQATREEDFEKAAYFRDQIAKYKEMQKKKVTDQDTPIISEKTIEHIIEQKTNIPVGDLKEKEQSQLIHLAEDLKSHVIGQDDAVDKIAKAIRRNRVGLGTPNRPIGSFLFVGPTGVGKTELSKQLAIELFGSADSMIRFDMSEYMEKHSVAKLVGAPPGYVGYDEAGQLTEKVRRNPYSLILLDEVEKAHPDVMHMFLQVLDDGRLTDGQGRTVSFKDAIIIMTSNAGTGKAEASVGFGAAREGRTNSVLGELGNFFSPEFMNRFDGIVEFKALSKDNLLQIVELMLADVNKRLSSNNIHLDVTDKVKEKLVDLGYDPKMGARPLRRTIQDYIEDAITDFYLENPSEKDLKAVMTSKGNIQIKSAKKAEVKTSEKEK; encoded by the coding sequence ATGCTTTGTCAAAACTGTAAAATTAACGACTCAACAATTCATCTTTACACCAATCTCAATGGAAAACAAAAACAAATTGACCTCTGTCAAAACTGCTATAAGATTATCAAGACAGATCCTAACAATACCCTCTTTAAAGGTATTACGGATCTGAACAATCGTGACTTTGATCCCTTTGGTGATTTCTTCAATGACCTAAACAATTTCAGACCTTCTAACAACACTCCTCCGACTCCCCCAACTCAATCAGGTGGAGGTTACGGCGGAAACGGCGGTTATGGTTCCCAAAATCGTGGATCTGCTCAAACTCCACCACCAAGCCAAGAAAAAGGCCTGCTAGAAGAATTTGGTATCAACGTAACTGAAATTGCCCGTCGTGGAGATATAGACCCTGTTATTGGGCGCGACGATGAGATTATCCGTGTCATCGAAATTCTCAATCGTAGAACTAAGAATAATCCTGTTCTTATCGGTGAACCAGGTGTCGGAAAAACGGCTGTTGTCGAAGGTCTAGCTCAGAAAATCGTTGATGGCGATGTTCCACATAAACTCCAAGGCAAACAAGTCATCCGTCTAGATGTGGTTAGCTTGGTTCAAGGAACGGGTATCCGTGGACAATTTGAAGAACGCATGCAAAAACTCATGGAAGAAATTCGCAAACGTGAGGACATCATCCTCTTTATCGATGAAATCCATGAAATTGTCGGTGCTGGTTCTGCAGGCGATGGCAATATGGACGCAGGAAATATCCTCAAGCCAGCCCTTGCTCGTGGGGAACTGCAACTGGTCGGCGCTACTACCCTCAATGAATACCGTATCATTGAAAAGGATGCAGCCCTAGAGCGTCGTATGCAGCCTGTCAAAGTCGATGAACCAACAGTGGAAGAAACAATCACTATCCTCAAAGGAATTCAAAAGAAATACGAAGACTACCACCACGTTCAGTATACTGATGCTGCAATTGAAGCAGCTGCAACTCTTTCTAATCGCTACATCCAAGATCGCTTCTTGCCTGACAAGGCCATTGACCTCCTAGATGAAGCAGGTTCTAAGATGAACTTGACCTTGAATTTTGTAGATCCTAAAGTGATTGATCAACGCTTGATTGAGGCTGAAAATCTCAAATCTCAAGCTACACGAGAGGAAGATTTTGAGAAGGCTGCCTACTTCCGCGACCAGATTGCCAAGTATAAGGAAATGCAAAAGAAAAAGGTCACAGACCAAGATACTCCTATCATCAGTGAGAAAACCATTGAGCACATTATTGAGCAGAAAACCAACATTCCTGTTGGCGATTTGAAAGAGAAAGAACAATCTCAACTCATCCATCTAGCCGAAGATCTCAAGTCTCATGTTATTGGCCAAGATGATGCAGTCGATAAGATTGCCAAGGCTATTCGCCGTAATCGTGTCGGTCTCGGTACGCCTAATCGTCCAATTGGAAGCTTCCTCTTTGTCGGACCAACTGGTGTCGGTAAGACCGAACTTTCCAAACAATTAGCTATCGAACTCTTTGGTTCTGCTGATAGCATGATTCGCTTTGATATGAGTGAATACATGGAAAAACACAGCGTGGCTAAATTAGTCGGTGCCCCTCCAGGTTATGTTGGCTATGATGAGGCTGGGCAATTAACTGAAAAAGTTCGTCGCAATCCCTACTCTCTTATTCTCTTAGATGAAGTGGAGAAAGCCCATCCAGATGTCATGCATATGTTCCTCCAGGTCTTGGACGATGGTCGTTTGACAGATGGGCAGGGACGTACCGTTAGCTTCAAGGATGCCATCATTATCATGACCTCAAATGCAGGTACAGGTAAGGCAGAAGCCAGCGTTGGTTTTGGAGCTGCTCGTGAAGGTCGAACCAACTCTGTTCTCGGTGAACTCGGCAATTTCTTTAGCCCAGAGTTTATGAACCGTTTTGATGGTATTGTCGAATTTAAGGCTCTCAGCAAGGATAACCTCCTTCAGATTGTCGAGCTCATGCTAGCTGATGTTAACAAGCGTCTTTCAAGTAACAACATTCATTTGGATGTAACTGACAAGGTCAAGGAAAAATTGGTTGACCTCGGTTATGATCCAAAAATGGGAGCACGCCCACTTCGTCGTACTATTCAAGACTATATTGAGGACGCAATCACTGACTTCTACCTTGAAAATCCAAGTGAAAAAGACCTCAAGGCAGTTATGACCAGCAAGGGCAACATTCAAATCAAATCTGCCAAAAAAGCTGAAGTAAAAACTTCTGAAAAAGAAAAATAA
- a CDS encoding NUDIX hydrolase yields MANPTFGEKKANTDYVSRYGVYAVIPDAEQKQIVLVQAPNGAWFLPGGEIEAGENHQEALKRELIEELGFTAEIGAYYGQADEYFYSRHRDTYYYNPAYLYEATSFKEVQKPLEDFNHIAWFPIDEAIENLKRGSHKWAIQSWKKQHKID; encoded by the coding sequence ATGGCAAACCCAACTTTCGGAGAAAAGAAAGCAAATACAGACTATGTGTCACGCTATGGCGTATATGCAGTTATCCCTGATGCTGAACAAAAACAAATTGTTCTTGTTCAAGCACCTAATGGCGCTTGGTTCTTACCTGGTGGTGAAATTGAAGCAGGTGAAAATCATCAAGAAGCCCTAAAACGTGAATTGATTGAAGAGCTTGGCTTCACAGCTGAAATTGGTGCCTATTACGGACAAGCTGACGAATATTTCTACTCTCGTCATCGTGACACCTACTACTACAATCCTGCCTACCTCTATGAAGCGACTTCTTTCAAAGAAGTGCAAAAGCCACTAGAAGACTTTAATCATATCGCCTGGTTCCCTATTGACGAGGCTATTGAAAATCTCAAACGTGGTAGCCATAAATGGGCAATCCAATCTTGGAAAAAACAGCATAAGATTGACTAA
- a CDS encoding DUF1827 family protein encodes MKLINTTNSHSQLVKSQLESTDATLVEVYSAGNTDVIFTQAPLHYEILISNKHRAIREPEIEAIQEFFLKRKIDKDSIDEANIKTLYSEKLIGISIPTK; translated from the coding sequence ATGAAGCTAATCAATACGACAAACTCACACTCGCAACTTGTTAAAAGCCAGCTAGAAAGTACAGACGCAACCCTTGTTGAGGTCTATTCTGCAGGGAATACAGATGTTATTTTTACCCAAGCTCCGCTTCACTATGAAATCCTCATCTCAAACAAACACCGCGCTATTCGAGAACCTGAAATCGAAGCTATTCAAGAATTTTTCTTGAAACGTAAAATTGATAAGGACTCTATTGATGAGGCCAATATCAAAACCCTCTATTCAGAAAAATTAATTGGAATTTCGATTCCAACCAAATAA
- a CDS encoding GNAT family N-acetyltransferase → MGDIIYREARIEESEKIGKLLANSFLDYPFLTILKDDLKKPDSYPAFVETLQILLTRVYIKKGNCLVAEQDGELLAVALLQQKDFCILSYLRNGGTNIFRYIRLQNLLKYFDFVKRSKKHLEKSGEFDWYLMALAVNIESKGRGIGSTFLTQGIEPYVKSKGCKHLGFITSTARNASFYEKNDYVLLDHMDLEYGSKSIGNWAFLKTINK, encoded by the coding sequence ATGGGAGACATCATATATAGAGAGGCAAGAATTGAAGAAAGCGAAAAAATTGGAAAATTATTAGCCAATTCCTTTCTTGACTATCCCTTTTTAACAATTTTAAAAGACGATTTGAAGAAACCTGACTCCTATCCTGCTTTTGTAGAAACATTGCAAATTCTGCTTACTAGAGTCTATATTAAAAAAGGAAACTGTTTAGTTGCGGAACAAGATGGAGAATTACTTGCAGTTGCCCTTTTGCAACAAAAGGATTTCTGTATACTATCCTATCTACGAAATGGTGGGACAAACATTTTTCGCTACATTCGACTGCAAAATCTCCTTAAATACTTTGACTTTGTAAAACGTTCCAAAAAGCATTTAGAAAAATCTGGAGAGTTTGATTGGTATTTGATGGCTTTAGCTGTCAATATAGAAAGTAAGGGACGGGGAATAGGTAGTACTTTTCTGACACAAGGGATTGAACCTTATGTCAAATCAAAAGGCTGTAAACACTTAGGTTTCATTACCAGCACAGCTAGAAATGCCTCATTCTACGAGAAAAACGATTATGTATTACTGGACCATATGGACTTAGAATACGGATCAAAATCAATTGGTAACTGGGCATTTTTAAAAACAATAAATAAATAA